A DNA window from Ranitomeya imitator isolate aRanImi1 chromosome 2, aRanImi1.pri, whole genome shotgun sequence contains the following coding sequences:
- the SURF6 gene encoding surfeit locus protein 6 — protein MASLVRKDSYFQSLGRKVCAQPSKETKHKADFKDSQSSDPKKKKKKKKPPRKDQKPLVTSPAPQRADPALSSFSTVDLLRKRLHDKIEESRCQVSNKTLSAEEIAKRRQKRKQERERKKRKRKELKMKAIEESPKQETTSEEKTSNNLTEDMVQPPLVFNKVVAQDEPLSKVMKKKEKKQSVKGNITPMTGKNYKQLLSRLEARKSKLEELRVKDQDKAKDFENKIKWTNVLYKAEGLKIRDDEGMLKTALKRKEKRKEQRKKHWDKRIQNTADKMQQRQDKRNRNIKKKKMAKVEKKKNRARKRGRIMPEDLAKASVK, from the exons ATGGCATCTCTGGTGAGGAAGGACTCATATTTTCAGAGTTTGGGCAGAAAGGTTTGTGCACAGCCAAGCAAAGAAACGAAGCATAAAGCAG ACTTTAAAGATTCACAGTCCAGCGACcccaagaagaaaaaaaagaagaagaagccaCCGAGAAAAGACCAGAAACCTTTGGTGACTTCTCCTGCACCACAGAGAGCAG ACCCAGCTCTGAGCTCCTTCTCCACAGTGGACTTACTAAGAAAACGCCTCCATGACAAGATTGAAGAGTCTCGGTGTCAG GTTTCCAACAAAACACTTTCAGCTGAAGAAATTGCAAAAAGGCGACAAAAGAGGAAGCAAGAGCGAGAGCGAaagaagaggaagagaaaggaactGAAGATGAAGGCCATAGAAGAGAGCCCTAAGCAGGAAACAACCTCTGAAGAGAAGACCTCCAACAATCTGACTGAGGACATGGTCCAGCCCCCACTTGTATTCAATAAGGTGGTGGCCCAAGATGAGCCTCTCAGTAAGGTtatgaagaagaaggagaagaaacaGAGTGTGAAGGGCAACATCACACCTATGACGGGCAAGAACTACaagcagctgctgagccgcttggAGGCCCGAAAGAGCAAACTGGAGGAGCTCAGGGTTAAAGATCAGGACAAAGCCAAGGACTTCGAGAACAAGATAAAGTGGACTAATGTGCTATACAAAGCGGAGGGCCTGAAGATCAGAGATGATGAGGGGATGCTGAAGACTGCTTTGAAAAGGAAAGAGAAGCGGAAGGAACAGAGGAAAAAGCACTGGGACAAGCGCATTCAGAACACAGCCGACAAGATGCAGCAGAGACAGGACAAGAGAAATCGCAACATCAAGAAGAAAAAGATGGCCAAGGTTGAGAAGAAGAAGAACCGGGCTCGCAAGCGGGGACGAATCATGCCGGAGGACTTGGCTAAGGCCAGTGTGAAGTGA